In Helianthus annuus cultivar XRQ/B chromosome 8, HanXRQr2.0-SUNRISE, whole genome shotgun sequence, a single genomic region encodes these proteins:
- the LOC110873324 gene encoding protein ABSCISIC ACID-INSENSITIVE 5 produces MVVPDAEIMSPGEVESPLQSDQHQDRNNIQLGRQSSIYSLTLDEFQHTSGKNFGSMNMDEFLNSIWTAEENQAQAQAHFHPSAAGNGGGGGQFMMGINTNSVESNMIARQQSLSRQGSLTLPGSLSRKTVDEVWSEIRKAPGSGSGSAQRQPTYGEMTLEDFLVNAGVVREQNQPNVVQVQPVAIAPFGLYPNGSNRVVGPPHGPAHMVRPVMAPPARFSGKRAGPCQQPPPPYYPNMVGNGGGGYGQGLGTGSPASPVSSDGIATSQLESGNQYEMDMGAIRNGRGRIIDGSVEKVVERRQRRMIKNRESAARSRARKQAYTVELEAELNMLKEENAQLKQTLAEIERKRKQQFFEEMRMKSVPKGQKMKDKLRRTTSCST; encoded by the exons ATGGTGGTTCCAGACGCGGAGATCATGTCGCCCGGGGAAGTCGAGTCGCCGCTCCAGTCCGATCAACATCAAGATAGGAATAATATCCAGCTTGGGCGACAATCTTCAATCTATTCACTTACGTTAGATGAATTTCAACACACTAGTGGAAAGAATTTTGGTTCTATGAATATGGATGAGTTTCTTAATAGCATTTGGACCGCTGAAGAAAACCAGGCCCAAGCCCAGGCCCATTTTCACCCTTCTGCTGCCGgtaacggtggtggtggtggacagTTTATGATGGGGATCAACACGAACTCGGTCGAATCGAATATGATTGCTCGGCAACAAAGCTTGAGTAGACAAGGATCGTTGACTCTTCCGGGCTCGTTGTCTCGGAAAACGGTCGATGAGGTTTGGTCGGAGATTCGAAAAGCTCCtggttcgggttcgggttcggcCCAACGCCAACCGACTTACGGAGAAATGACACTTGAGGATTTCTTAGTGAACGCCGGGGTGGTTAGGGAACAAAATCAACCAAATGTGGTTCAAGTTCAACCAGTGGCCATTGCACCGTTCGGGTTATATCCGAACGGAAGCAATCGGGTTGTTGGGCCACCACATGGACCGGCCCATATGGTAAGGCCGGTAATGGCCCCACCGGCTCGTTTTTCAGGAAAACGAGCCGGTCCCTGCCAGCAACCACCGCCTCCATATTATCCCAACATGGTGGGAAATGGAGGCGGTGGTTATGGGCAGGGGCTTGGTACCGGGTCACCAGCGAGCCCGGTATCTTCAGATGGCATTGCTACGAGTCAGCTCGAAAGCGGGAATCAATACGAGATGGATATGGGTGCCATAAGGAACGGTAGGGGTCGGATAATCGATGGTTCGGTGGAGAAGGTGGTGGAGAGGCGGCAGCGGAGGATGATAAAGAATCGCGAGTCCGCGGCAAGGTCCCGGGCTAGAAAACAG GCTTACACAGTTGAATTGGAGGCAgaattgaacatgttgaaagaGGAGAATGCTCAATTGAAACAAACTTTG GCAGAAATagagagaaaaagaaaacaaCAG TTTTTTGAAGAAATGAGGATGAAAAGTGTGCCAAAAGGTCAAAAAATGAAAGATAAGTTAAGAAGAACCACGAGT
- the LOC110873325 gene encoding mitogen-activated protein kinase 3: MAELNGSGGQYTDFPAVPTHGGQFVRYNIFGNEFEITSKYHPPIMPVGRGAYGIVCSMLNSETNEMVAMKKIMNAFDNYMDAKRTLREIKLMRHLDHENVIAIRDVVPPPARREFSDVYIATELMDTDLHQIIRSNQNLSEEHCQYFLYQLLRGLKYIHSAKVIHRDLKPSNLLLNANCDLKICDFGLARPNADNDFMTEYVVTRWYRAPELLLNSSDYSAAIDVWSVGCIYMELMNRKPLFPGKDHVHQMRLLTELLGTPSESDLGFIKNEDAIRFIGQLPRHPRKSLQDTFPHVHPLAIDLVEKMLTFDPAKRITVEEALAHPYLERLHDVEDEPICPNPFSFDFEQQVLGEEQIKDLIYQEALAHNPEYA; encoded by the exons ATGGCTGAGTTAAACGGATCAGGAGGCCAGTACACCGACTTCCCAGCTGTACCGACACACGGAGGCCAGTTCGTTCGGTACAACATATTCGGTAACGAGTTTGAGATCACATCAAAATATCATCCTCCTATCATGCCTGTTGGTCGTGGTGCTTATGGGATTGTTTG CTCGATGCTGAATTCGGAGACGAATGAGATGGTTGCCATGAAGAAGATCATGAATGCTTTTGATAATTACATGGATGCTAAGCGAACGCTTCGTGAGATTAAGCTTATGCGACATTTGGATCATGAGAAT GTAATAGCTATAAGAGATGTAGTCCCTCCGCCTGCACGTAGAGAATTCTCGGACGTTTACATAGCAACCGAGCTAATGGACACTGATCTTCACCAAATCATCAGATCAAACCAAAACTTATCAGAAGAACATTGTCAG TACTTCTTATATCAACTTTTAAGAGGCTTGAAATACATTCACTCAGCTAAAGTCATTCATAGAGACCTTAAGCCTAGTAACTTGTTGCTAAATGCAAATTGTGACTTGAAGATTTGCGATTTTGGACTTGCGCGACCAAATGCAGATAACGACTTTATGACTGAATATGTTGTCACAAGATGGTATAGGGCACCCGAACTGTTGCTTAACTCTTCGGACTATTCGGCTGCTATTGATGTCTGGTCCGTTGGCTGCATTTATATGGAACTTATGAACAGAAAGCCTTTGTTTCCTGGTAAAGATCATGTGCATCAAATGAGACTATTAACTGAG CTTTTAGGTACTCCTTCTGAATCTGATCTTGGGTTTATCAAGAACGAGGATGCGATAAGATTTATCGGTCAGCTTCCCCGACATCCTAGGAAATCATTACAAGATACGTTTCCACATGTTCATCCGTTAGCGATTGATCTAGTTGAGAAAATGTTAACATTCGATCCAGCCAAACGTATCACAG TCGAAGAGGCGTTGGCGCACCCTTATCTTGAACGATTGCACGACGTTGAAGATGAACCAATATGTCCAAACCcgttttcatttgattttgagcaacaagttttagGAGAAGAACAGATCAAAGACTTGATCTACCAGGAGGCATTAGCACACAATCCAGAGTATgcttaa